Proteins from a genomic interval of Nocardioides jishulii:
- the recA gene encoding recombinase RecA — protein MAAASKKAPVTRGGDKGSALDAALANIEKSFGKGSVMRLGDETRAPLEVIPTGAIALDIALGLGGLPRGRVVEIYGPESSGKTTVALHAVASAQAAGGIVAFIDAEHALDPDYAKNLGVDTDALLVSQPDSGEQALEIADMLIRSGALDLIVIDSVAALVPRAEIEGEMGDSHVGLQARLMSQALRKMTGALNNSGTTAIFINQLREKIGVMFGSPETTTGGRALKFYSSVRLDVRRIETLKDGQEMVGNRTRVKVVKNKVAPPFKQAEFDIMYGKGISREGGLIDVGVEEGIIRKAGAWYTYEGDQLGQGKENSRSFLRDNPDLANEIEKKILEKLGVGPQVNVPADDLSDEPIGVDDF, from the coding sequence ATGGCTGCTGCATCGAAGAAGGCGCCCGTGACCCGCGGGGGCGACAAGGGGTCGGCACTCGATGCCGCGCTCGCCAACATCGAGAAGTCCTTCGGCAAGGGCTCCGTCATGCGGCTCGGAGACGAGACCCGCGCTCCGCTGGAGGTCATCCCCACCGGCGCCATCGCCCTCGACATCGCCCTCGGCCTCGGTGGTCTCCCGCGCGGTCGAGTCGTCGAGATCTACGGCCCTGAGTCCTCGGGTAAGACGACGGTCGCGCTCCACGCGGTCGCCAGCGCCCAGGCTGCCGGCGGCATCGTGGCCTTCATCGACGCCGAGCACGCGCTCGACCCGGACTACGCGAAGAACCTCGGCGTCGACACCGACGCCCTGCTGGTCTCGCAGCCCGACTCCGGTGAGCAGGCCCTCGAGATCGCCGACATGCTGATCCGCTCCGGTGCCCTGGACCTCATCGTCATCGACTCCGTGGCCGCTCTGGTGCCCCGTGCCGAGATCGAGGGCGAGATGGGCGACAGCCACGTCGGCCTCCAGGCCCGTCTGATGAGCCAGGCGCTCCGCAAGATGACCGGTGCCCTCAACAACTCCGGCACCACCGCCATCTTCATCAACCAGCTGCGCGAGAAGATCGGCGTGATGTTCGGCTCGCCGGAGACCACGACCGGTGGTCGCGCGCTGAAGTTCTACTCCTCGGTCCGCCTCGACGTCCGCCGCATCGAGACGCTGAAGGACGGCCAGGAGATGGTCGGCAACCGCACCCGCGTCAAGGTCGTGAAGAACAAGGTCGCGCCGCCGTTCAAGCAGGCCGAGTTCGACATCATGTACGGCAAGGGCATCAGCCGCGAGGGTGGCCTCATCGACGTGGGCGTGGAGGAAGGCATCATCCGCAAGGCCGGTGCCTGGTACACCTACGAGGGCGACCAGCTCGGCCAGGGCAAGGAGAACTCGCGCTCCTTCCTGCGGGACAACCCCGACCTGGCCAACGAGATCGAGAAGAAGATCCTCGAGAAGCTGGGCGTCGGCCCGCAGGTCAACGTTCCTGCGGACGACCTGTCCGACGAGCCCATCGGGGTCGATGACTTCTGA